A window of the Pedobacter frigiditerrae genome harbors these coding sequences:
- a CDS encoding MFS transporter, which translates to MLIPELPAYLSALGGSEYKGLIIALFTLTAGISRPFSGKLTDTIGRIPVMAVGSIVCFLCGFLYPILTSVAGFLFLRLLHGFSTGFKPTATSAYVADLVPSDRWGEAMGVHGVCFSTGLAIGPAIGSAITDHFSIDMLFYCSSLFALLSIVILANMKETLPNKQRFKATHLKIKKEDIIEWQVLPAALIVLWSYISYGVILTVISDWSHHLGTSNKGLFFMIFTLASLLIRFVAGKVSDKYGRTVILRISLSILMISLLGIAFANSEFWLMSASAIYGVATGMLSPSVTAWTIDLSKASHRGKAVATMYIFMEVGIGLGALLAGSIFIDDVATIPSIFYICTGITFIALIYLQFIYKPKVLAQ; encoded by the coding sequence GGTTCAGAGTATAAGGGGTTAATTATTGCACTTTTTACCTTAACTGCTGGCATATCTCGTCCTTTTAGTGGAAAGTTAACAGACACCATTGGTCGTATTCCTGTAATGGCAGTTGGTTCTATCGTGTGTTTTTTATGCGGATTTCTATATCCAATATTAACATCAGTTGCTGGATTTCTTTTTTTAAGATTATTACACGGTTTTTCTACTGGTTTTAAACCAACCGCAACTTCCGCCTATGTTGCAGATTTAGTCCCTTCTGATAGATGGGGTGAAGCGATGGGTGTTCATGGCGTTTGTTTTAGTACAGGATTAGCTATCGGCCCCGCCATTGGAAGCGCTATTACCGACCACTTCTCCATTGACATGCTGTTTTATTGTTCGTCGCTTTTTGCGTTGCTGTCCATCGTTATTTTGGCTAATATGAAGGAAACCTTGCCTAACAAACAACGTTTTAAAGCGACGCATTTGAAGATTAAAAAAGAGGATATTATAGAGTGGCAAGTTCTTCCAGCGGCGCTGATAGTTTTATGGAGCTACATTAGCTATGGCGTAATTTTAACTGTAATCTCAGATTGGAGCCATCATTTAGGCACGAGCAATAAAGGATTGTTCTTTATGATTTTTACACTTGCTTCACTGCTTATTAGGTTTGTTGCAGGAAAGGTTTCCGATAAATACGGACGAACGGTAATTTTAAGGATTTCTCTATCAATTTTAATGATTTCCTTGCTAGGAATAGCGTTTGCAAACTCAGAATTTTGGTTAATGTCAGCTTCTGCGATTTATGGTGTAGCAACAGGAATGTTGTCGCCGAGCGTAACCGCATGGACAATTGATTTAAGCAAGGCTAGTCACAGGGGAAAAGCAGTTGCCACGATGTACATTTTTATGGAAGTAGGAATAGGTTTAGGGGCTTTGCTAGCAGGAAGTATTTTTATTGATGATGTGGCGACAATTCCAAGCATATTTTACATCTGCACAGGCATTACTTTTATCGCCTTGATTTACCTGCAGTTCATTTACAAACCAAAGGTTCTTGCTCAATAA
- a CDS encoding M15 family metallopeptidase, whose translation MKNLNILLFIISISLSACAQKNAQNPYGLKIINDYKVYKADYKTNPNNELIEIKKAIPSVVLDIRYATKNNFMQQVMYNQAKAFARKPVVEHLKKIQAVLKTKGYGLKIFDAYRPYAITIAFWEKASDKNFVANPNKGSKHNRGCAIDLTIIDLKTGKDVPMPTPYDSFAPEAAPHFEKLPAAIIKNRDFLIATMQANGFKVIYNEWWHFDFNGWQDYDLMDIPFEKL comes from the coding sequence ATGAAAAACCTGAACATTCTTCTTTTTATAATATCGATTTCTTTATCGGCATGCGCTCAAAAAAATGCACAAAATCCTTATGGATTAAAAATCATCAATGATTATAAGGTTTATAAAGCTGATTATAAAACTAACCCGAACAACGAGTTAATCGAGATTAAAAAAGCTATTCCGTCTGTGGTATTAGACATCCGCTATGCGACGAAAAACAACTTTATGCAGCAGGTGATGTACAACCAAGCGAAGGCATTTGCAAGAAAACCTGTTGTAGAACATCTTAAAAAAATTCAAGCTGTTTTAAAAACAAAAGGCTATGGATTAAAAATATTTGATGCTTATCGTCCTTATGCCATTACCATTGCCTTTTGGGAAAAAGCAAGCGATAAAAACTTTGTAGCCAACCCAAATAAAGGTTCAAAGCATAACCGTGGTTGCGCCATAGATTTAACCATCATAGACCTTAAAACAGGCAAAGACGTACCAATGCCTACACCTTATGATAGCTTTGCGCCAGAAGCAGCTCCACATTTTGAAAAACTTCCAGCTGCAATTATTAAAAACAGAGATTTTTTAATTGCAACTATGCAAGCAAATGGCTTTAAAGTAATCTATAACGAATGGTGGCATTTCGATTTTAACGGTTGGCAAGATTATGATTTGATGGATATTCCGTTCGAGAAATTATAG
- a CDS encoding alanine dehydrogenase: protein MATGLREGMAAIAQRGLMQTQEEMLETNQKSNNLFIGIPKETSFQECRIALTPLSVALLVNNGHRVVIESGAGVAANFTDKDYSEQGAQISYSKKDVYAADIIVKIAPPTLEEVGLMHKGQTLISALQIGTLKEANLKAILHKKINALCFENLRDEGNVLSVVRAMGEIVGSASIFIAAEYLSSAFGGKGLMLGGFTGVPPTEIVILGAGTVGEYAARTALSLGAEVKVFDSSIFRLRRLQNNLGSRVFTSVMQPIVLNKAITTCDVVIGAVRSEHGRSPCLVMEETVARMKPHSVVVDVSIDQGGCFETSEVTNHKDPVFRKHDVIHYCVPNIASRVPRTASYALTNIFAPILVDIGDMGGLMNLVWNKAGIREALYAYQGHLTNKDLANIYNLPFKDLELLVVSNQ from the coding sequence ATGGCTACAGGATTAAGAGAAGGCATGGCCGCTATTGCTCAGAGAGGATTAATGCAGACCCAAGAGGAAATGCTGGAGACCAATCAAAAAAGTAATAATCTATTCATTGGCATCCCTAAAGAAACTTCATTTCAAGAATGTAGAATTGCACTAACTCCACTTTCTGTTGCGCTGTTAGTAAATAATGGACACAGAGTGGTAATTGAATCTGGTGCTGGTGTTGCTGCAAATTTTACAGACAAAGATTATAGTGAACAAGGCGCCCAAATCTCTTACAGCAAAAAAGATGTTTACGCCGCCGATATCATAGTTAAAATTGCTCCGCCAACTTTAGAAGAAGTAGGTTTAATGCATAAAGGGCAAACTTTAATTTCTGCCTTGCAAATTGGAACTTTAAAAGAAGCCAATTTAAAGGCCATCCTCCATAAAAAAATCAACGCCTTGTGTTTTGAGAATTTAAGAGATGAAGGCAATGTTCTAAGCGTGGTACGTGCCATGGGCGAAATTGTTGGCTCAGCTTCCATATTTATCGCTGCAGAATATCTAAGTAGCGCATTTGGCGGAAAGGGTTTAATGTTAGGTGGTTTTACTGGCGTTCCTCCAACAGAAATTGTAATTTTAGGCGCAGGAACTGTTGGCGAATATGCGGCTAGAACAGCGCTTTCTTTAGGCGCAGAAGTTAAGGTTTTCGATAGCTCTATTTTTAGGCTAAGGCGTTTACAAAATAATTTAGGAAGCAGAGTTTTTACTTCTGTCATGCAACCTATCGTACTTAACAAAGCGATAACAACTTGCGATGTGGTAATTGGTGCAGTAAGGTCTGAGCATGGCCGCAGCCCTTGTTTGGTGATGGAAGAAACCGTTGCCAGGATGAAGCCTCACTCTGTGGTGGTTGATGTAAGTATTGACCAGGGAGGTTGTTTCGAAACATCTGAGGTTACCAACCACAAAGATCCTGTTTTTAGAAAACACGATGTGATTCATTATTGTGTGCCAAATATTGCATCTAGGGTCCCTAGAACAGCATCGTATGCCTTAACGAATATTTTTGCCCCAATTTTAGTTGACATAGGCGATATGGGTGGATTAATGAATTTGGTGTGGAATAAAGCAGGCATTCGTGAGGCTTTATATGCTTATCAAGGTCACCTCACCAATAAAGATTTAGCCAATATTTACAATCTCCCTTTTAAAGATTTGGAGCTATTAGTTGTTTCTAATCAATAA
- the tsaE gene encoding tRNA (adenosine(37)-N6)-threonylcarbamoyltransferase complex ATPase subunit type 1 TsaE: MKSISINSTAELDTVAAQLLAFANGNKFFIFEGEMAAGKTTFIKAFCSILGVDDVVSSPTFSIVNEYESKAGLIYHFDFYRLKNQQEAYDIGYEEYFYSGDYCLVEWPSKVEDLLPEKYIKVEIEITGEEQRVFTFSEVNVDG; encoded by the coding sequence ATGAAATCCATTTCTATAAACAGTACAGCTGAATTAGATACCGTAGCAGCGCAATTACTAGCATTTGCAAACGGTAATAAATTCTTCATTTTTGAAGGTGAAATGGCTGCTGGAAAGACGACTTTTATTAAAGCTTTTTGCTCAATTTTGGGAGTAGACGATGTAGTAAGCAGCCCTACGTTTTCTATTGTTAACGAATACGAAAGTAAAGCTGGATTAATTTATCATTTCGATTTTTATCGATTAAAAAACCAACAGGAAGCTTATGATATTGGTTATGAAGAATACTTTTACAGTGGCGATTATTGTCTTGTAGAATGGCCAAGTAAAGTTGAAGACCTTTTGCCAGAAAAGTACATCAAGGTAGAGATTGAGATTACTGGTGAGGAGCAGAGAGTTTTTACTTTTAGTGAGGTTAATGTTGATGGTTAA
- a CDS encoding bifunctional response regulator/alkaline phosphatase family protein → MQETKILWADDEINLLKPHILLLNEKGYHVTTFTNGNDALEAFGKEHFDLVFLDENMPGLSGLETLSAIKNIRSDVPVVLITKSEEENLMEDAIGSKIDDYLIKPVNPKQVLLTIKKIIDNKRLVSEKTSSAYQQDFRNIGMTLNDRLSYEEWVDIYKKLVFWELELEKLDDPQMHEILTMQKSEANMQFSKFIEDNYLGWVNGKEKAPLLSNELLKKKAFPLINDKTPVFFILIDNLRYDQWKIINPLISEYFRLEEEDTYSSILPTATQYARNAIFSGLMPLDMEKRFPALWQNDDDEGGKNMHEEAFLADQIKRSLRKDCKFSYHKILTFDQGKDLTEKVGNLMDNEFNAIVYNFVDMLSHARTDMQMIRELANDDAAYRSLTLSWFEHSPLLDLLKKISQKRVKLIITTDHGTIRVKHPSKVIGDRNTNTNLRYKQGRNLNYNAKDVFLIKNPHEAMLPKINISSNYIFAKEDQYFVYQNNYNQFVNYYNETFQHGGISLEEMIIPVVTYSSK, encoded by the coding sequence ATGCAGGAAACCAAAATTTTATGGGCCGATGATGAAATTAACCTATTAAAACCACATATATTATTGCTAAACGAAAAAGGATATCACGTTACCACTTTCACCAATGGCAACGATGCCTTAGAAGCCTTTGGAAAAGAGCATTTCGACTTGGTCTTTTTAGATGAAAATATGCCTGGATTAAGTGGGCTAGAAACACTTTCTGCAATCAAAAATATCCGTTCAGACGTACCAGTGGTTTTAATCACTAAAAGCGAAGAAGAAAACTTAATGGAAGATGCAATTGGTTCTAAAATAGATGACTATTTAATTAAGCCTGTTAACCCGAAACAAGTTTTATTAACCATAAAAAAGATTATAGACAACAAACGTTTAGTAAGCGAAAAAACTTCATCAGCATACCAGCAAGATTTTAGAAATATCGGCATGACTTTAAATGACCGATTGAGCTATGAAGAATGGGTAGACATTTATAAAAAATTAGTTTTTTGGGAGCTTGAATTAGAGAAGTTAGACGACCCACAGATGCATGAGATTTTAACCATGCAGAAGTCTGAAGCAAATATGCAGTTCTCTAAATTTATTGAAGACAATTATTTGGGATGGGTTAATGGAAAAGAAAAAGCACCATTATTATCTAATGAGTTATTGAAGAAAAAAGCATTTCCATTAATTAACGACAAAACACCTGTTTTTTTCATCTTGATTGATAATTTACGTTACGACCAATGGAAAATTATTAACCCCTTAATTAGCGAATATTTTAGGTTAGAAGAAGAGGATACTTACTCCAGTATTTTACCGACTGCGACCCAGTATGCTCGAAACGCCATTTTTTCAGGCTTGATGCCTTTAGACATGGAAAAAAGATTTCCAGCCTTATGGCAAAATGATGATGACGAAGGCGGAAAGAATATGCATGAAGAAGCTTTTTTAGCAGATCAAATTAAACGCAGTTTACGTAAAGATTGCAAATTCAGTTATCACAAAATTTTAACTTTTGACCAAGGGAAAGATTTAACAGAAAAAGTAGGCAATTTGATGGATAATGAGTTTAATGCCATTGTTTACAACTTTGTAGATATGTTATCCCACGCTCGTACAGACATGCAAATGATTAGAGAATTAGCTAATGATGATGCCGCCTATCGTTCTTTAACTTTATCATGGTTTGAGCATTCTCCGTTATTAGATTTATTAAAAAAGATTTCTCAAAAGCGAGTTAAATTAATCATTACCACAGACCATGGAACCATAAGAGTTAAACATCCTAGTAAGGTGATTGGAGATAGAAATACGAATACCAATTTGCGTTACAAACAAGGCAGAAACCTTAATTACAATGCTAAGGATGTATTCTTAATCAAAAATCCTCATGAGGCAATGCTTCCTAAAATAAACATCAGTTCTAATTACATTTTTGCTAAAGAAGACCAATATTTCGTTTACCAAAACAACTACAATCAGTTTGTAAACTATTACAACGAAACGTTTCAGCATGGCGGGATTTCACTAGAGGAGATGATTATACCTGTGGTAACTTATAGTTCTAAGTAA
- a CDS encoding HD domain-containing protein yields the protein MNKKKIINDPVYGFITIPSALVYDLISHPYFQRLRYIKQLGMTHLVYPGAIHTRFHHAIGAMHLMSLALEVLRNKGHYISPEEEEAATIAILLHDIGHGPFSHALEHTLVNGISHEDISMLMMDKLNEEFNGRLTAAINVFKGNYHRGFFCQLISGQLDLDRMDYLNRDSFFTGVSEGVISFDRIIKMFNVVDDNLVIEEKGIYSIEKFLIARRLMYWQVYLHKTVIAAEQLLVKILERAKELASAGEVLFATPALQHFLQNDITEHNFFEGENHLLQFSKLDDQDIYAAIKVWESHSDAILSKLCKMLNSRNLYKVEISNTEPSAARIEHLAVQTALALNLEEDDVAYFVFTDTIRNRAYNAGISNINILMKNNDLVDIAKASDLSNLESLDKTVKKHILCYTRDI from the coding sequence TTGAACAAAAAGAAAATAATAAACGATCCTGTTTATGGGTTCATCACCATACCATCTGCATTAGTTTACGACCTGATTTCGCACCCTTATTTTCAAAGATTAAGGTATATTAAACAGCTTGGAATGACTCATTTGGTTTATCCAGGAGCAATTCACACTCGTTTCCATCATGCTATTGGAGCAATGCACTTAATGAGTTTGGCGTTGGAAGTTTTAAGGAATAAAGGACATTATATTTCTCCAGAAGAAGAAGAAGCCGCCACCATTGCTATTCTTTTACATGATATAGGTCATGGGCCATTTTCTCATGCACTGGAGCATACACTAGTCAACGGAATAAGTCATGAAGACATTTCTATGCTGATGATGGATAAGTTGAATGAAGAGTTTAACGGAAGATTAACAGCCGCCATTAATGTTTTCAAAGGGAATTACCATCGTGGTTTTTTCTGTCAACTAATTTCTGGACAACTAGATTTAGATAGGATGGATTACCTTAATCGCGATAGCTTTTTTACTGGCGTAAGCGAAGGCGTAATTAGCTTTGATAGAATCATTAAAATGTTCAACGTTGTTGATGATAATCTAGTAATCGAAGAAAAAGGAATTTACTCAATTGAAAAGTTCTTGATTGCACGTAGGTTAATGTATTGGCAGGTTTACTTGCATAAAACTGTTATTGCCGCAGAACAATTATTAGTTAAAATCTTAGAAAGAGCAAAAGAATTAGCATCTGCTGGAGAAGTATTATTTGCTACGCCGGCCTTGCAACATTTCTTGCAGAACGATATTACAGAGCATAATTTTTTTGAAGGCGAAAATCATTTGCTTCAATTTTCAAAACTAGACGACCAAGATATCTATGCCGCCATTAAGGTTTGGGAAAGCCATAGTGACGCGATTTTGTCTAAGCTTTGTAAAATGTTAAACTCTCGGAATTTGTATAAAGTTGAAATCAGTAACACAGAACCAAGTGCCGCTAGAATAGAACACTTAGCTGTTCAAACAGCTTTGGCGTTAAACCTAGAAGAGGATGATGTTGCTTATTTTGTTTTTACAGACACCATTAGAAATAGGGCATACAATGCGGGCATTAGTAATATCAATATTTTAATGAAGAATAATGATTTGGTAGATATTGCAAAAGCATCAGATTTATCTAACTTAGAATCTTTAGATAAGACGGTAAAAAAGCACATCCTTTGCTATACAAGAGACATTTAG
- the lpxD gene encoding UDP-3-O-(3-hydroxymyristoyl)glucosamine N-acyltransferase, whose amino-acid sequence MQFTAKQISEFLDGAIEGDETVKVGELSKIEDGGNGSLCFLSNPKYENYLYTTKASVVIVSSDFVPTQPVSATLVKVKDPYSAFSVLLEKYNEALNHDYAPAGIVQPCFIHPTAKIGKNVFIGAFCSIEENVEIGDNTRIYSQVYVGKDSKIGSDNIIFPGVKIYNRSVFGNRITIHSNAVIGSDGFGFAPQPDGTYNKIAQIGNVVIEDDVEIGANTTIDRATMGSTFIRKGAKLDNLIQIAHNVDIGAHAVVAAQTGISGSTKLGDNSVIGGQVGIAGHLNLGKGTQIGAQAGINFNTEENKQWHGSPAQPLKEWMRSTVIFKRLPEVDKRIRDLEAKIAELTAIIEQIGTIQK is encoded by the coding sequence ATGCAATTTACTGCCAAGCAGATAAGCGAGTTTTTAGATGGAGCCATCGAAGGAGATGAAACCGTAAAAGTTGGGGAGCTCTCTAAGATAGAGGATGGCGGCAATGGCTCGCTTTGTTTTCTGTCTAATCCTAAGTATGAGAATTACTTATATACTACCAAAGCATCGGTGGTAATCGTTTCTAGTGATTTTGTGCCTACACAACCAGTAAGTGCTACCTTAGTAAAAGTTAAAGACCCATATAGTGCTTTTTCTGTATTATTAGAAAAATATAATGAAGCATTAAATCATGATTATGCTCCAGCGGGCATAGTTCAACCTTGTTTTATACATCCGACAGCAAAAATTGGAAAAAACGTATTTATTGGCGCTTTCTGTAGCATAGAAGAAAACGTTGAGATAGGAGATAATACCAGAATATATTCTCAAGTGTATGTTGGTAAAGATTCTAAAATTGGAAGTGATAACATCATTTTTCCCGGCGTAAAAATTTATAACCGCTCTGTATTTGGAAATAGAATTACCATCCATTCAAATGCTGTAATTGGCAGTGATGGCTTTGGCTTTGCTCCACAGCCAGATGGAACCTATAATAAGATTGCACAAATAGGAAACGTTGTTATTGAAGACGATGTAGAAATTGGTGCAAATACAACGATTGATAGAGCTACGATGGGTTCTACTTTTATCCGCAAAGGAGCGAAGTTAGATAATCTAATCCAAATTGCACACAACGTGGATATTGGTGCTCACGCAGTAGTTGCTGCTCAGACAGGCATATCTGGAAGTACAAAATTGGGGGATAATTCAGTTATTGGCGGTCAGGTTGGTATTGCAGGTCATTTAAATTTGGGTAAAGGAACTCAAATTGGAGCGCAAGCAGGAATTAATTTTAACACCGAAGAAAATAAACAATGGCATGGTAGTCCTGCGCAACCATTAAAAGAATGGATGCGGTCTACTGTAATTTTTAAAAGACTGCCAGAAGTTGATAAACGCATTAGAGATTTAGAGGCTAAAATAGCAGAGTTGACAGCTATTATAGAACAAATAGGTACAATACAAAAATAA
- a CDS encoding bifunctional UDP-3-O-[3-hydroxymyristoyl] N-acetylglucosamine deacetylase/3-hydroxyacyl-ACP dehydratase: MNVKQKTIKSEISVAGVGLHTGANVTLTFCPAPDNHGFKFQRIDLPGQPIVDADCDNVTDTARGTTITQNGASVSTVEHVMAALVGMDLDNVLLKLDGPETPIMDGSSIKFIEALEEVGIASQETDREYFTIPHNITYTEEDRKVEIVAMPLDDYRFTCMIDYNSPVLGSQHAGISSIAEFKKEIASCRTFCFLHELEYQLSHNLIKGGDLNNAIVIVDKEVTKDELDHLAKIFNRSAIEVAPQGILNNMELRYQNEPARHKLLDMIGDLALVGVHLKGHIMAARPGHAANVAFAKKIKAAIKKEKGKKIQKIYDANAKPLYDVMQIMEILPHRQPFLFVDKVLELSKTHVVGVKNVTMNEDFFRGHFPGAPVMPGVIQIEAMAQVGGILVLSTVPDPSNYLTYFLKIDNVRFRAQVLPGDTIIFRCDLMEPIRRGIAQMKGIGMVGEKIVVEAEMMAQISRVKESETA, encoded by the coding sequence ATGAACGTTAAGCAAAAAACTATAAAAAGCGAAATTTCTGTGGCTGGTGTAGGTTTGCACACCGGAGCAAATGTTACATTAACTTTTTGCCCTGCACCAGACAATCACGGTTTTAAGTTTCAAAGAATAGACCTTCCTGGTCAGCCAATTGTAGATGCAGATTGTGATAATGTTACAGATACAGCAAGAGGAACTACAATTACTCAAAACGGAGCAAGTGTAAGCACGGTTGAACATGTAATGGCAGCATTGGTTGGGATGGATTTGGATAATGTTTTGTTAAAACTAGACGGGCCAGAAACTCCAATCATGGATGGAAGCTCTATCAAGTTCATCGAAGCCTTAGAAGAGGTTGGTATTGCTTCTCAGGAAACTGACAGAGAATATTTCACCATTCCTCATAACATTACTTATACAGAAGAAGACAGAAAGGTAGAAATTGTGGCAATGCCATTAGACGACTATCGTTTTACTTGCATGATTGACTATAATTCCCCTGTTTTAGGAAGTCAACACGCAGGGATATCAAGTATTGCTGAATTTAAAAAAGAAATAGCTTCATGTAGAACTTTTTGCTTTCTGCATGAATTAGAATATCAATTATCTCACAATTTAATTAAGGGAGGCGATTTAAATAACGCTATTGTAATTGTAGATAAAGAAGTAACCAAAGACGAACTCGACCATTTAGCCAAAATCTTCAATAGAAGTGCCATAGAGGTTGCTCCACAAGGAATATTAAACAATATGGAGTTGCGTTACCAGAATGAGCCAGCTCGTCATAAATTGTTAGACATGATAGGTGATTTAGCTTTGGTTGGTGTTCATTTGAAGGGCCATATCATGGCGGCAAGACCTGGTCATGCGGCGAATGTTGCTTTTGCTAAGAAGATTAAGGCGGCAATTAAAAAGGAAAAAGGCAAGAAAATACAAAAGATTTATGATGCAAACGCAAAACCATTGTATGATGTAATGCAGATCATGGAGATTTTACCTCACAGACAACCATTTTTGTTTGTAGATAAAGTGTTAGAACTTTCTAAAACTCACGTTGTAGGCGTTAAAAACGTAACAATGAACGAGGATTTTTTTAGAGGTCACTTCCCTGGAGCGCCCGTAATGCCTGGGGTAATCCAAATTGAAGCCATGGCTCAAGTTGGAGGTATTTTGGTTTTAAGTACCGTGCCAGACCCAAGTAACTACCTAACTTATTTCTTGAAAATAGATAATGTCCGTTTCAGAGCGCAAGTTTTACCAGGAGATACCATTATATTTAGATGCGATTTAATGGAACCTATTCGTAGAGGGATTGCACAGATGAAAGGCATTGGAATGGTAGGAGAAAAAATAGTAGTTGAAGCCGAAATGATGGCTCAAATTTCAAGAGTTAAAGAAAGCGAAACAGCATAA
- the lpxA gene encoding acyl-ACP--UDP-N-acetylglucosamine O-acyltransferase, with protein sequence MIQPLAYIHPQAKIADNVVVEPFAVIHKDVEIGEGTWIGSNVVIMDGARIGKNCRIFPGSVISGVPQDLKFAGEVTTAEIGDNTTIRECVTINRGTKDKWKTVIGKNCLIQAYSHVAHDCEVGDYCIFSNSTTLAGHITIGDYVVLAGLVAIHQFVKVGSHAFVTGGSLVRKDVPPYVKAAREPLSYVGINSVGLRRRGFSPEKINEIQEIYRVLFVKNNNVTKALDIIEAEFQPTEIRDEIVDFIRNSNRGVMRGFGTGSKER encoded by the coding sequence ATGATACAACCGTTAGCATATATACACCCACAAGCAAAAATTGCAGATAATGTTGTAGTTGAGCCATTTGCTGTTATTCACAAAGATGTAGAAATTGGGGAAGGCACCTGGATCGGTTCTAACGTTGTTATCATGGATGGCGCTAGGATTGGTAAAAACTGCCGTATTTTTCCAGGCTCAGTAATTTCTGGTGTTCCCCAAGATTTAAAATTTGCAGGCGAGGTTACTACTGCAGAAATTGGCGACAACACAACAATCCGCGAATGCGTAACCATAAACCGTGGTACAAAGGATAAATGGAAAACGGTTATTGGAAAAAACTGTTTAATACAGGCTTATTCTCACGTTGCTCATGATTGTGAAGTAGGTGATTATTGCATATTCTCTAACAGCACAACTTTAGCGGGTCACATTACCATTGGCGATTATGTAGTATTGGCAGGTTTGGTTGCGATACACCAATTTGTAAAAGTTGGTTCACACGCTTTTGTAACTGGCGGTTCATTGGTTCGTAAAGATGTTCCCCCTTATGTTAAGGCAGCCAGAGAGCCACTTTCTTATGTAGGTATTAATTCAGTAGGCTTGCGTAGAAGAGGGTTTTCTCCAGAAAAAATTAACGAGATTCAAGAGATTTACCGTGTGCTGTTTGTTAAAAACAATAATGTTACCAAGGCTTTAGATATTATAGAAGCAGAATTCCAGCCAACCGAAATACGTGATGAAATTGTAGATTTCATTCGCAACTCTAACCGTGGGGTAATGAGAGGTTTTGGTACAGGAAGCAAAGAAAGGTAG
- a CDS encoding ABC transporter ATP-binding protein, whose translation MNISLNNVGRRFNKEWIFKNINYTFKQGEKYAVLGPNGSGKSTLLSVLLGSLTPSEGEIAYSNPETVRVEDIYQYISFAAPYLDLVEEFTLQETIDFHFQFKAYADGLNAIEVLGLLGLKKSQDKALKHFSSGMKQRTKLALACCANTQLLFLDEPTSNLDTQGVDWYLEIIEKFAHDKMVIVGSNQEHEYGFCKNLLSISDYK comes from the coding sequence ATGAACATCTCCCTAAACAACGTTGGTCGCCGGTTTAACAAAGAGTGGATATTTAAAAATATTAACTACACGTTTAAGCAAGGCGAAAAATACGCTGTTTTAGGTCCGAATGGTTCTGGAAAATCTACCTTGTTAAGCGTTTTACTGGGCAGTTTAACTCCATCTGAAGGCGAAATTGCTTATTCAAATCCCGAAACCGTAAGGGTTGAAGACATTTATCAATACATCAGCTTCGCCGCTCCATATTTAGATTTGGTAGAAGAGTTCACTTTACAAGAAACCATCGATTTTCACTTTCAATTTAAGGCTTATGCAGATGGGTTGAATGCCATTGAGGTTTTGGGTTTGCTCGGGTTAAAAAAATCACAGGATAAGGCTTTAAAACACTTCTCGTCGGGAATGAAACAAAGGACCAAGCTTGCCTTGGCTTGTTGCGCCAATACACAACTTTTATTTTTAGATGAACCAACCTCTAATTTGGATACTCAAGGAGTTGATTGGTATTTAGAAATCATTGAAAAATTTGCTCATGACAAAATGGTAATAGTTGGTTCTAATCAGGAACATGAATACGGGTTTTGCAAAAATCTATTGAGCATTTCTGATTATAAATAA